From the Blattabacterium cuenoti genome, one window contains:
- the rpsF gene encoding 30S ribosomal protein S6, whose amino-acid sequence MCKHYENIMIITPILSDDQAKKTVKEYENYIIQKKGRIVYQEHWGLKKLAYPIKKKQSGCYHLFEFIFNPHAISDLELKLKQDERILRFLTVKLDKYGIEYAVIRRKKILKKDEQLKLRESE is encoded by the coding sequence ATGTGTAAACATTATGAAAATATCATGATAATTACTCCTATATTATCTGATGATCAAGCAAAAAAAACGGTAAAGGAATATGAAAATTATATTATACAAAAAAAAGGTAGAATAGTTTATCAAGAACATTGGGGATTAAAAAAACTAGCTTATCCTATTAAAAAAAAACAAAGTGGCTGTTATCATTTGTTTGAATTTATATTCAATCCACATGCAATTTCCGATTTAGAATTAAAATTAAAACAAGATGAGCGTATATTACGGTTTTTAACTGTTAAACTTGATAAATATGGAATAGAATATGCGGTAATAAGAAGAAAAAAAATTTTAAAAAAAGATGAGCAACTTAAACTTAGAGAAAGTGAATAA
- the rpsR gene encoding 30S ribosomal protein S18 has protein sequence MNKNNTKLSKTDSDLRYLSPIKIETKSKKKYCYFQKRNIKYIDYKDPIFLIKFLNAQGKILPRRITGTLQKNQNKLNSAIKRCRQVGLLPFVTDDLR, from the coding sequence GTGAATAAAAATAATACAAAATTATCCAAAACAGATAGTGATTTAAGATATTTATCACCTATTAAAATAGAGACAAAATCTAAGAAAAAATATTGTTATTTTCAAAAAAGAAACATAAAGTATATAGATTACAAGGATCCTATATTTCTCATAAAATTTTTAAATGCACAAGGAAAAATATTACCTCGTAGAATAACAGGAACTTTACAGAAAAATCAAAATAAACTTAACTCTGCAATTAAGAGATGTAGACAAGTAGGCCTTTTACCTTTTGTTACAGATGATTTAAGATAA
- the gltX gene encoding glutamate--tRNA ligase — MKNFVRVRFAPSPTGPLHLGGIRTALYNYLFAKKHKGTFILRIEDTDRERFIHNSVSYILESLKWCGIIPDEGVGFGDGPYAPYYQSKRGKIYIFYLNKLLQSGHAYYAFDTFEDLNKKRNEYKNMGKTFSYNHRTRMFLNNSLTMTKKQLHIKFKNNLPYVIRFKVTPGKMLKIHDIIRGPLEMNTEHLDDKILLKSNGGATYHLANTVDDYLMKITHVIRGEEWISSMFLHVLLYKSFGWDIPYFVHLPLILKNNGKGKISKREINYNKIPLFPIQWKDPNTNTFIPGYRELGYFPEAFVNMLALLGWNPGGKKEIFSLKELENFFSLERIKKSGVFFNIEKLIWFNKQYVKKNKKIIFNLLCKELKKRSIVCKQDYLNKVIDITIDRIHFVHEIWEKSFYFFTSPKRYEYEEIDFSNYKTKIDIVSKLENTCNLLCRVNPFTYEYLKESFKTIKKRHKIMQLVRLALVGEGKGVDICIILYMIGKDKSVKRINKFINIMNNKIFP; from the coding sequence ATGAAAAATTTTGTAAGAGTGCGTTTTGCTCCGAGTCCTACTGGCCCACTACATTTAGGTGGAATAAGAACTGCATTATATAATTATCTTTTTGCTAAGAAACATAAAGGTACATTTATTCTCAGGATAGAAGATACAGATAGAGAAAGATTTATACATAATTCAGTATCATATATTTTAGAATCACTAAAATGGTGTGGAATAATACCTGACGAAGGAGTAGGATTTGGTGATGGCCCTTACGCCCCTTATTATCAATCTAAAAGAGGTAAAATTTATATATTTTATTTAAATAAATTGTTACAAAGTGGGCATGCTTATTATGCATTTGATACGTTTGAAGATTTGAATAAAAAGAGAAATGAATATAAAAACATGGGAAAAACTTTTTCTTACAACCATAGGACCAGAATGTTTTTAAATAACTCTTTAACCATGACCAAAAAGCAATTACATATTAAATTTAAAAATAATTTACCCTATGTAATTAGGTTTAAAGTTACTCCTGGTAAAATGTTGAAAATACATGACATTATACGTGGCCCATTAGAAATGAATACTGAACATTTAGATGATAAAATACTATTGAAATCAAATGGAGGAGCAACTTACCATTTAGCTAATACAGTAGATGATTATTTAATGAAAATTACTCATGTTATTAGAGGTGAAGAATGGATTTCATCTATGTTTTTACATGTATTATTATATAAATCGTTCGGGTGGGATATTCCTTATTTTGTTCATCTTCCTTTAATATTAAAAAATAATGGAAAAGGAAAAATTAGTAAAAGGGAGATAAATTATAATAAAATACCCTTATTTCCTATACAATGGAAAGATCCCAATACAAATACCTTTATTCCTGGATATAGAGAACTTGGATATTTTCCAGAAGCATTTGTGAATATGTTAGCTTTATTAGGGTGGAATCCAGGAGGAAAAAAAGAAATTTTTTCTTTGAAAGAATTGGAAAATTTTTTTTCTTTAGAAAGAATAAAAAAATCAGGAGTTTTTTTCAATATAGAAAAATTAATTTGGTTTAATAAACAATATGTGAAGAAAAATAAAAAAATAATCTTTAATTTATTATGTAAAGAATTAAAAAAACGTTCTATTGTATGTAAACAAGATTATTTAAACAAAGTGATAGATATAACAATAGATAGAATTCATTTTGTGCATGAAATATGGGAAAAATCTTTTTATTTTTTTACTTCACCTAAACGTTATGAATATGAAGAAATAGATTTTAGTAATTATAAGACTAAGATTGATATAGTCTCTAAACTAGAGAATACTTGTAATTTATTATGTAGAGTAAATCCATTTACATATGAATATTTGAAGGAATCGTTTAAAACAATAAAAAAAAGACATAAAATAATGCAATTAGTACGATTAGCATTAGTAGGAGAGGGCAAAGGTGTAGATATTTGTATTATTTTATATATGATAGGTAAAGATAAAAGTGTAAAACGTATTAATAAATTTATTAATATAATGAATAACAAAATTTTCCCATAA
- the lysA gene encoding diaminopimelate decarboxylase yields MNELKHTTIKPISKDNLMKLAKKYGTPIYIYDSCKIQEQYEKMNNAFSRIKKLRINYACKANTNPNILKILKKMGCGLDTVSIQEIEIGLKVGFLPKEIIFTPNCVSIKEIEKAVGLGVRINLDNLSILEQFGELFKNYSIGIRINPHIMAGGNKKISVGHIDSKFGISYYQIPHIKRILRNTGLKIEGIHMHTGSDISDINHFITASEILFKTAIDFPDLDYLNLGSGFKVPYTQKDLKTDLIYLSNCITNKFNDFCNVYGRKISLIFEPGKFLVSESGYFLVSVNVIKHTISTVFAGVNSGFNHLIRPMFYNAFHYIENISNPKGRLRFYTVVGYICESDTFGINRKISEIREGDVLCINNAGAYCFSMSSNYNSRYRPSEVLILNGEDFLIRKRETMQDILRNIVEINMERWQSG; encoded by the coding sequence ATGAATGAATTAAAACATACAACAATAAAACCTATTTCTAAAGATAATTTAATGAAATTAGCAAAGAAATACGGAACACCTATTTACATATATGATTCCTGTAAAATACAGGAGCAATATGAAAAAATGAATAATGCTTTTAGTAGAATAAAAAAGCTTAGAATTAATTATGCTTGTAAAGCTAATACCAATCCTAATATATTAAAAATATTAAAAAAAATGGGGTGTGGATTAGATACTGTTTCTATTCAAGAGATTGAAATAGGATTAAAAGTTGGATTTTTACCAAAAGAAATAATATTTACTCCTAATTGTGTATCAATTAAAGAAATTGAAAAAGCAGTAGGATTAGGAGTTAGAATAAATTTAGATAATTTATCCATTTTAGAACAATTTGGAGAGTTATTTAAAAACTATTCTATAGGAATAAGAATAAATCCACATATAATGGCAGGAGGAAATAAAAAAATTTCCGTAGGACATATAGATTCAAAATTTGGAATATCCTATTATCAAATTCCTCATATAAAAAGAATATTACGTAATACAGGACTAAAAATAGAAGGTATTCATATGCATACAGGATCAGATATATCTGATATAAATCATTTCATAACAGCATCTGAAATATTATTTAAAACAGCTATAGATTTTCCTGATCTAGATTACCTAAATTTAGGAAGTGGATTTAAAGTTCCATATACCCAAAAAGACCTAAAAACTGATCTCATATATTTAAGTAATTGTATAACAAATAAATTTAATGATTTTTGCAATGTTTATGGTAGAAAAATATCTTTGATATTTGAACCTGGAAAATTTTTAGTAAGTGAATCTGGATATTTTTTAGTAAGTGTTAATGTAATTAAACACACAATTTCTACAGTATTTGCCGGAGTGAATTCTGGTTTTAATCATTTAATACGCCCTATGTTTTATAATGCGTTTCATTATATTGAAAACATTTCCAATCCAAAAGGTCGATTACGATTTTATACAGTAGTAGGATATATTTGCGAATCTGATACTTTTGGAATAAACAGAAAAATTTCTGAAATTCGTGAAGGAGATGTTTTGTGTATAAATAATGCTGGTGCTTATTGTTTTTCCATGTCCTCAAATTATAATTCTCGTTATAGACCTTCTGAAGTTTTAATTTTAAATGGAGAAGATTTCTTAATAAGAAAAAGAGAAACTATGCAGGATATTCTTAGAAATATAGTAGAAATAAATATGGAGAGATGGCAGAGTGGTTAA
- the ligA gene encoding NAD-dependent DNA ligase LigA: protein MKEKKKGKKIDRKSKNKIYKLRKKLSEYNLKYYNLHRSDISDFSFDKKMKELYDLEKTYPYLYDSTSPTLNVGVKTNGKNYYKYKYKMYSINNCYSKKELKIWEKKIRKSIANFSFICEIKYDGVSINLIYKKGILSNAITRGDGETGEDIIDKIRTIKSIPQKLKGKNYPFYMEIRGEIFIPIKDFIEINKNRVKNGNNPYSNPRNTASGIIQIRDKEIIKNINLYFVAFNAVRLEHSQYESLKKMKYWGFKTPEFSRLCKNLQEVFNYIDFCTIKKNKLPYKIDGIVIKVNEYRQKFILGYTEKFPRWAIAYKFKQKLSESKLSNITFQVGRTGIITPIANIKPIIISGTIVKKVSLYNDTFIQKKGIYHGDTIFLEKGGDIIPKLTKINTKKRLINSIPISFLKNCPSCYSILTKKNALFYCTNNNCYSKRIMRLKHFSSDKAMNIKNIGEKMIEKLYFHGFLYDFPDFFNLSKENFLQIDKVKEKLANNIIRSIEISKKSTYNKVLHALGIRYVGEYISNILEKNFLNIHYLIHASYDQLISILGIGEKIAKSIINYFSIKQNRTVIKELIKIGLKFSQSKVKKENNPIKGNYFVFTGKLSCMTRNKAKSIIESLGGVVLNTVNNKINFIIVGKNYGSKLEKSMNKNNIKILTEDLFIKMLKKK, encoded by the coding sequence ATGAAAGAGAAAAAAAAAGGAAAAAAAATTGATAGAAAAAGTAAAAATAAAATCTATAAACTAAGGAAAAAGTTATCAGAGTATAATTTAAAATACTATAATTTACATAGATCTGATATATCAGATTTTTCTTTCGATAAAAAAATGAAAGAATTATATGATCTGGAAAAAACATATCCATATTTATATGATTCCACTTCTCCAACTTTAAATGTTGGGGTAAAAACAAATGGTAAAAATTATTATAAATACAAATACAAAATGTATTCTATAAATAATTGTTATTCTAAAAAAGAATTGAAAATTTGGGAAAAAAAAATAAGAAAATCAATTGCAAATTTTTCTTTTATATGTGAAATTAAATATGATGGAGTATCCATAAATCTAATTTATAAAAAAGGTATATTATCTAATGCAATCACTCGTGGAGATGGAGAAACAGGAGAAGATATAATAGATAAAATACGAACTATAAAATCTATTCCACAAAAATTAAAAGGCAAAAACTACCCCTTTTATATGGAGATACGAGGAGAAATTTTTATTCCTATAAAAGATTTCATAGAAATTAATAAAAATCGTGTTAAAAATGGAAATAATCCATATTCTAATCCTAGAAATACGGCTAGTGGAATTATTCAAATACGTGATAAAGAAATAATAAAAAATATAAATTTATATTTCGTTGCATTTAATGCCGTAAGATTAGAACATTCTCAATATGAATCTTTAAAAAAAATGAAGTATTGGGGATTTAAAACCCCAGAATTTTCACGTTTATGTAAAAATTTACAAGAAGTATTTAATTACATAGATTTTTGTACAATTAAAAAAAATAAACTTCCTTATAAAATAGATGGAATTGTTATTAAAGTAAATGAATATAGACAAAAATTCATTTTAGGATACACAGAAAAATTTCCACGTTGGGCAATAGCCTATAAGTTTAAACAAAAACTTTCAGAGTCTAAACTAAGCAACATAACTTTTCAAGTAGGACGTACTGGAATTATAACTCCGATAGCTAATATTAAACCAATTATAATTTCTGGTACTATAGTAAAAAAAGTATCATTATATAATGATACTTTTATTCAAAAAAAAGGAATTTATCATGGAGACACTATTTTTTTAGAAAAAGGAGGTGATATTATTCCAAAATTAACAAAAATAAATACAAAAAAAAGATTAATAAATTCTATTCCTATATCTTTTTTAAAGAATTGTCCATCATGTTATAGTATATTAACAAAGAAAAATGCATTATTTTATTGTACAAATAATAATTGTTATTCAAAAAGAATAATGAGATTAAAACACTTTTCTAGCGATAAAGCAATGAATATAAAAAATATTGGAGAAAAAATGATTGAAAAACTATATTTTCATGGTTTTTTATATGATTTTCCTGATTTTTTCAATTTGAGTAAAGAAAATTTTCTTCAAATAGATAAAGTAAAAGAAAAACTGGCTAATAATATTATTAGAAGTATAGAAATTTCTAAAAAAAGTACTTATAACAAAGTATTACATGCTTTAGGTATTCGTTATGTTGGAGAATATATATCCAATATATTAGAAAAAAATTTCTTAAACATTCATTATCTTATACATGCAAGTTATGACCAATTAATTTCCATATTAGGTATTGGAGAAAAAATTGCTAAAAGTATTATTAATTATTTTTCCATAAAACAAAACCGAACAGTAATTAAAGAACTTATTAAAATTGGATTAAAATTTTCTCAATCAAAAGTTAAAAAGGAAAATAATCCTATAAAAGGGAATTATTTTGTTTTTACAGGTAAATTATCCTGTATGACGCGAAATAAAGCTAAAAGTATAATAGAATCATTAGGTGGCGTCGTATTAAATACTGTAAATAATAAAATTAATTTCATAATAGTTGGAAAAAATTATGGATCTAAATTAGAAAAAAGTATGAATAAAAATAATATAAAAATTTTAACAGAAGATCTTTTTATAAAGATGCTTAAAAAAAAATAA
- a CDS encoding HemK/PrmC family methyltransferase yields the protein MFQKTLKKLYKEPKELDNIFFLLTTHILKCDKTTILLKLIYRKKIKIFLYEKLLRKLWELKKNRPIQYVIGKAFFFENEFIVNETVFIPRPETEELVAWILKDHRKNNKRIQIFDIGTGSGCISITLKKKIPEIEHIYAIDYSKKIINLAKKNAKLHNVKISFIHMDILKCLLPFSKKIIGNIGNNKTNIIVSNPPYIRLYEKKFLHPNITQYEPFKALFVPDENPLIFYKKIFSFIKTTFTGVVFIYLEINQFIYIDILCFLKKKGCYNIEIKKDYYGFFRIIRAKYYCI from the coding sequence TTGTTTCAAAAAACTCTTAAAAAGTTATATAAAGAACCTAAAGAATTAGATAATATATTCTTTTTGCTTACTACTCATATTTTAAAATGTGATAAAACAACTATTTTATTAAAACTTATTTATAGAAAAAAAATAAAAATTTTTCTTTATGAAAAATTACTTAGAAAGTTATGGGAACTGAAAAAAAATAGACCTATTCAATATGTTATTGGAAAGGCATTTTTCTTTGAAAATGAGTTTATCGTTAATGAAACTGTATTTATTCCAAGACCAGAAACTGAAGAATTAGTAGCTTGGATCCTTAAAGATCATAGAAAAAACAATAAAAGAATTCAAATATTTGATATTGGGACGGGAAGTGGATGCATTAGTATTACCTTAAAAAAGAAAATACCTGAAATTGAGCATATTTATGCGATTGATTATTCTAAAAAAATTATAAACCTAGCTAAGAAAAATGCAAAACTACATAATGTAAAAATATCATTCATTCATATGGATATTCTTAAATGTTTATTACCTTTTTCTAAAAAAATTATAGGTAATATAGGTAATAATAAAACTAATATCATTGTTAGTAATCCACCTTACATAAGACTTTATGAAAAAAAATTTTTGCATCCTAATATTACTCAATACGAACCTTTCAAGGCTTTATTTGTTCCAGATGAAAATCCCTTAATTTTCTATAAAAAAATTTTTTCTTTTATAAAAACTACATTTACTGGTGTAGTTTTTATCTATTTAGAAATAAACCAGTTTATTTATATAGATATTCTTTGTTTTTTAAAAAAAAAAGGATGTTATAACATAGAAATAAAAAAAGATTATTATGGTTTTTTTAGAATTATTCGTGCAAAATATTATTGTATATGA
- the lon gene encoding endopeptidase La, whose product MLLKNIFTESGFESETEFIPIMSQDEEDQLLKDDIPEQICILTVRNMVLYSGIVFPIIAGRSGSIQLLQDAYGLDKTVGVLTQKNSEIENLSEKDLYTIGTVAKILKLLKMPDGNTTVILQGKRRFKVNRFIQNNPYFKAEIIALEENKPSCKDKEYIAMVESIKEVAIKIIQDNPNIPSEASIAIRNIESPSFLINFVAANMNLATNDKQKLLEYDDLKKRAMETLRFLNLEHQQIKLKNDIQSRVRSDMDQQQREYFLHQQIKAIQEELGDISYEKEIDEMREKAYKKKWPKEAKKQFERELIKMQRTNPQMPEYTVQRNYLELMLDLPWKKYSRDSFDLEYAQKILDRDHYGLEKVKERIIEYLAVLKLRGDMRSPILCFFGPPGVGKTSLGKSIATAIKRKYIRISLGGLHDESEIRGHRRTYIGAMPGRLLQSIRKVGTSNPVFVIDEIDKMSLGTNGDPSSAMLEVLDPEQNTSFYDNFLEMGYDLSKVLFIATANSLTNVQPALIDRMEIIEINGYTVEEKTKIVKKHILPKQLKENGLKKYDLTLGSRQIEKVIVSYTRESGLRTLEKHIAKLARYAAKHIAMNKKYIKRINVKKIENILGIPNDPDRYEGNHIPGVVTGLAWTIFGGDILYIESILSNGKGNLSITGNLGEIMKESATIALHYIKANYKEFNINPLMFEEKNVHIHVPEGSVPKDGPSAGITMLTSMVSIYTNRKLKPNLAMTGEITLRGKVLPVGGIKEKILAAKRANIKEIILSKDNKKDVEEIKLEYLKGLTFDYVKNINDVIHLSLL is encoded by the coding sequence ATGTTACTAAAAAATATATTTACCGAATCTGGATTTGAGTCTGAAACTGAATTTATTCCAATAATGAGTCAAGATGAAGAAGATCAGCTACTTAAAGACGATATTCCCGAACAAATATGTATATTAACAGTAAGGAATATGGTTTTATATTCTGGAATTGTTTTTCCAATTATTGCAGGAAGAAGTGGATCAATACAATTATTACAAGATGCTTATGGATTAGATAAAACAGTAGGAGTACTTACACAGAAAAATTCTGAAATAGAAAATCTTAGTGAAAAAGATTTGTATACAATTGGCACTGTAGCTAAAATATTGAAATTGTTAAAAATGCCTGATGGAAATACTACTGTAATTTTACAGGGAAAAAGAAGATTTAAAGTGAATAGGTTTATACAAAACAATCCTTATTTTAAAGCTGAAATTATAGCTTTAGAAGAAAATAAACCTTCCTGTAAGGATAAAGAATACATTGCTATGGTAGAATCTATAAAGGAAGTAGCTATAAAGATTATTCAGGATAATCCTAATATACCATCTGAAGCCAGTATTGCAATACGAAATATAGAAAGTCCTTCTTTTTTAATAAATTTTGTAGCAGCTAATATGAATTTAGCTACTAATGATAAACAAAAATTATTAGAATACGATGATCTAAAAAAAAGAGCTATGGAAACTTTGAGATTTTTAAACCTTGAACATCAGCAAATTAAATTAAAAAATGACATACAATCTCGTGTTAGAAGTGATATGGACCAACAACAAAGAGAATATTTTTTACATCAGCAAATTAAAGCAATTCAAGAAGAGTTAGGAGATATTTCCTATGAAAAAGAAATTGATGAAATGCGGGAAAAAGCGTATAAGAAAAAATGGCCAAAAGAAGCTAAGAAACAATTTGAAAGAGAACTTATAAAAATGCAAAGAACAAATCCTCAAATGCCAGAGTATACTGTACAAAGAAATTATTTGGAATTAATGTTAGATCTTCCTTGGAAAAAATATTCAAGGGACAGTTTTGATTTAGAATATGCACAAAAGATATTAGATAGAGATCATTATGGATTAGAAAAAGTAAAAGAACGTATTATAGAATATTTGGCTGTCTTAAAATTAAGAGGAGATATGCGTTCCCCTATATTATGTTTTTTCGGACCCCCTGGAGTAGGTAAAACATCCTTAGGAAAATCTATAGCAACTGCCATAAAAAGAAAATATATACGTATTTCTTTGGGTGGATTACACGACGAATCAGAAATACGAGGTCACAGGAGAACTTATATTGGGGCAATGCCAGGTAGATTATTACAGTCCATTAGAAAAGTTGGAACATCTAATCCTGTTTTTGTAATTGACGAAATTGATAAAATGAGCTTGGGAACTAATGGAGATCCTTCTTCTGCTATGTTAGAAGTTTTAGATCCGGAACAAAATACTTCATTTTACGACAATTTTTTGGAAATGGGTTATGATTTATCAAAAGTATTGTTTATTGCTACAGCTAATTCATTAACTAATGTCCAACCTGCACTTATAGATAGAATGGAAATAATAGAAATTAACGGATATACCGTAGAGGAAAAAACAAAGATTGTAAAAAAGCACATTTTACCAAAACAATTGAAGGAAAATGGTTTAAAAAAATATGATTTAACACTAGGATCTAGACAAATAGAAAAGGTAATTGTAAGCTATACTAGAGAATCTGGATTAAGAACTCTAGAAAAACATATAGCTAAATTAGCACGTTATGCAGCAAAACACATTGCAATGAATAAAAAATATATTAAACGTATAAATGTTAAAAAAATAGAAAATATTCTTGGAATACCAAATGATCCAGATCGTTATGAAGGGAATCATATCCCAGGCGTTGTAACTGGGCTAGCTTGGACTATTTTTGGAGGAGATATTTTATACATAGAATCTATTTTATCTAATGGAAAAGGAAATTTAAGCATAACTGGAAATTTGGGAGAAATAATGAAAGAATCCGCAACAATTGCTTTACATTATATTAAAGCTAATTATAAAGAATTTAATATAAATCCTTTAATGTTTGAAGAGAAAAATGTACATATTCATGTTCCTGAAGGATCTGTTCCTAAAGATGGGCCGTCAGCAGGAATTACTATGTTAACCTCTATGGTCTCTATTTACACAAATAGAAAATTAAAACCAAATTTAGCTATGACTGGGGAAATCACATTGAGAGGTAAAGTCCTTCCTGTAGGTGGAATTAAAGAAAAAATTCTAGCAGCTAAACGAGCTAATATAAAGGAGATTATTCTTTCTAAAGATAATAAAAAAGATGTAGAAGAAATTAAGTTAGAATACCTAAAAGGATTAACATTTGATTATGTTAAAAATATTAATGATGTTATTCATTTATCTTTATTATAA
- the mnmE gene encoding tRNA uridine-5-carboxymethylaminomethyl(34) synthesis GTPase MnmE — protein sequence MHYYDDHTIVALATPIGPSAISIIRISGKDSISIINNIFFSIKIGKNLEDQSTHTIHLGYIRDVINDNNTTNTNLDKVLVSIFKSPFSYTGENMIEISCHGSYYIQQQILNLLIRKGMRLAHPGEFTFRAFMNKKLDLSQAEAISDLISSGNKTLHDISFQQVKGSISNYIKNLRKKLLHLSSLLEVELDFYEENMISCKKSEICDILLGLKCSFKKLVESFSLGNAIKSGIYVVIIGETNVGKSTIFNKIIQEERSIISPIEGTTRDFIEGSIVINGILFRFLDTAGIRNTNDYIENIGIEKTLIKVEESQVILYILDSTIKKIQQKKIVNDIQNLHIKYPDKTIFSIANKSDISSFKDFYNIESKVSYFFEISANNYNGIQKILNTLGKVFIEKLKSKKTVITQSRHYEVFKHSLKEISLAYKAFNKGFSEEIISIHIKQVLHYLGKITGEITSEEILNNIFSKFCIGK from the coding sequence ATGCACTATTACGATGATCATACTATTGTAGCATTAGCTACTCCTATTGGCCCTAGTGCAATTTCTATTATTCGTATTTCAGGAAAAGATTCTATATCTATTATTAATAATATTTTTTTTTCTATTAAAATTGGTAAAAATTTAGAAGATCAATCTACACATACCATTCATTTAGGTTATATTAGAGATGTTATAAATGATAATAATACTACTAATACTAATTTGGATAAAGTTTTAGTTTCCATTTTTAAATCTCCATTTTCCTATACAGGAGAAAATATGATAGAAATATCCTGTCATGGATCTTATTATATTCAACAACAGATATTGAATTTATTAATTAGAAAAGGAATGAGGTTAGCTCATCCTGGAGAATTTACATTTAGAGCTTTTATGAACAAAAAGTTAGATTTATCGCAAGCTGAAGCTATATCAGATCTGATTTCATCTGGAAATAAAACTTTACATGATATTTCTTTTCAACAGGTAAAAGGATCAATATCTAATTATATTAAAAATTTAAGAAAAAAATTATTACATTTATCTTCTTTGTTAGAGGTAGAGTTAGATTTTTATGAAGAAAATATGATTTCCTGCAAAAAATCGGAAATTTGTGATATATTATTAGGATTAAAATGCAGTTTTAAAAAATTAGTTGAATCATTTTCCTTAGGGAATGCAATAAAAAGTGGGATATATGTTGTGATTATTGGAGAAACAAATGTTGGAAAATCTACTATTTTCAACAAAATTATACAAGAAGAACGTTCAATAATATCTCCTATAGAAGGAACTACTAGAGATTTTATAGAAGGGTCTATAGTTATAAATGGGATACTTTTTCGTTTTTTAGATACTGCAGGAATAAGAAATACAAATGATTATATAGAAAATATTGGAATAGAAAAAACGCTTATTAAAGTAGAAGAGTCTCAAGTTATATTATATATTTTAGATTCTACTATAAAAAAAATACAACAAAAAAAAATTGTTAATGATATTCAAAATCTTCACATAAAATATCCTGATAAAACAATTTTTTCTATAGCGAATAAATCCGACATCTCTTCTTTTAAAGATTTTTATAATATAGAATCAAAAGTTTCTTATTTTTTTGAGATTTCTGCAAATAATTACAATGGAATACAAAAAATACTTAATACTTTAGGAAAAGTATTTATTGAAAAATTAAAATCAAAAAAAACTGTTATAACACAAAGTAGACATTACGAAGTTTTTAAGCATTCATTAAAAGAAATTTCTTTAGCATATAAAGCTTTTAATAAGGGTTTTTCTGAAGAAATCATTTCTATTCATATAAAACAAGTATTACATTATTTAGGAAAAATTACTGGAGAAATCACTAGTGAAGAAATATTAAATAATATTTTTTCTAAATTTTGCATTGGAAAGTAA